Proteins from a genomic interval of Candidatus Zixiibacteriota bacterium:
- a CDS encoding PAS domain S-box protein, producing MGIFKKKDLLTSLSKRKEELLDALGEEVLILDTAYKIVYANQKFLENRGKSIAEVIGRYCYQVTHNLDKPCHMSDQVCPLNEVVKGNPPLGVIHQYKGKEEEKIVEITASPLKDKKGGLKGIIELFRDISEREKEKRESEEKYGNLIEKSNDAIAIVQDDQIKLFNQKLVELTGYSREELQEADFREGIAPECRELIIDRYTKRQRGEEVPDHYQFTLLTKNGQRKDVEMRVTLIEYQGKIASYCFLKDISEKKNAEEELKKVKDYLDNIINTSQVAITVIDNQGNFSIFNQGAERLTGYKAEEVIGRKRIFDFYADEKELEHIQGKLQESGLIENFETSLLRKDGSRAPISISVSLLKDQEGNPIGSIGISSDISERKQAEQEVLRQNAVLKVINKVLQETLACETDEEVARKCLALAEELTGSKFGFIGELNQAGRFDTIALSDPGFDACRMPKSEAVVMIKDMEIRAIWGRALKDSKSLIVNDPLSHPDRVGTPEGHPPITSFLGVPLKRAGRYFGMIGLANKKLGYDLADQEAIEALSVAFVEALYRKRAEKALRESEERLNAIIENTPNVAIEGYDINGNIIYWNKAAERLFGWTQKEALGKTIDQLILDKESAEEFHKILKNLDGLNKPSEPSEWKCRNKNGNEITVYSTVFPIPSSGGKKEFICMDIDITQRKKAEEEIKYLQEFNQEIVEKLPLGVLRLNREGKIVYENPKMSQIMGVEKGGKSRAIGMKITQMPNVVGSGVVQQMETLLAGTPFAYQVFPFVSLYGKKTILSVNGVPLFNPQGNPEGAILLIEDVTESKKIEQKIIQANKELSALNAISSITNQSLNLDLILNETLDKVLELTDCQAGGIYILNQTDKVLELKSCKGLSPEAIREVDRLKLGEGFSGRIALTGEPITVEDISQDPRLTRMVMKREGLHSYLGVTLKSKGKILGTLFVITQQDRRYNSDEIQLLASIGNQIGMAVENAHLFREAEQWIVQLEAIRNITNRLNKLNDVKTVASAVMDEIKKVIEFDNCRVFLLNDSREELIPIAFGSEVEEYKDETEEVLRLKVGEGITGWVAQTGEGQVIDDGERHPRCRHIPGTPYVDESIMASPMIYEGVVRGVITLSKLGLKQFNQNHLTLLSILANEAVVAIENAKLFEGLKQAYARLKEAQEKLVQSEKLRALGEMAGGVAHDFNNLLGAILGRAQLLLLSAKEQDTRKGLKVIEKAALDGAETVRRIQEFTRLRTDENFILLDINEILKESLEITMHKWKDEAQKKGILIQVETDLDRNLPLIAGNPSELREVFVNMILNSIDAMSNGGTLFVSSRSNESHVLASVSDTGIGMSEEIQRKVFDPFFTTKGPKGNGLGMSLAYGIVIRHNSEISIESQEGKGTTFSVKLPLRKIVDKKGGKQEKPEEGATENILIIDDEPAIRELLCDILQSRGYKAVVVDDSLRGVELFEKEQFDIVFTDLSMPEMSGWEVADRLKSLNPDVVIVMVTGWGTQVDSRRLKAHAVDLLMAKPFEVKKLFEILNDAQKIKKKREEKKLEKVTSG from the coding sequence ATGGGTATCTTTAAGAAAAAAGACCTTCTGACTTCCCTATCCAAAAGAAAAGAAGAGCTTCTGGACGCTTTGGGAGAAGAAGTTCTGATCCTGGATACTGCCTACAAAATCGTTTATGCTAATCAGAAATTTCTGGAAAACAGAGGAAAATCTATAGCTGAGGTCATCGGGAGATATTGTTACCAGGTGACGCATAATTTGGATAAACCCTGCCATATGTCAGACCAGGTCTGTCCACTAAATGAGGTCGTTAAAGGCAATCCTCCACTTGGGGTTATCCATCAATATAAAGGCAAAGAGGAGGAAAAAATTGTAGAGATAACCGCTTCTCCTTTAAAGGATAAAAAGGGAGGGTTGAAAGGGATAATCGAATTGTTTAGAGACATCTCTGAGAGGGAAAAGGAGAAAAGGGAATCTGAAGAAAAATACGGGAATCTAATCGAGAAATCTAATGATGCCATTGCCATCGTGCAGGACGATCAGATCAAATTGTTCAATCAAAAATTAGTGGAGCTGACCGGTTACAGCCGGGAGGAACTACAGGAAGCTGATTTCCGTGAAGGAATTGCTCCAGAATGCAGGGAGCTGATAATCGACCGTTACACAAAGAGACAAAGGGGGGAAGAGGTCCCGGATCATTATCAATTTACTCTGTTGACTAAAAATGGCCAGAGGAAAGATGTGGAGATGAGGGTTACCCTTATAGAGTATCAGGGAAAGATTGCCTCTTACTGCTTTTTGAAAGATATAAGTGAAAAGAAAAATGCTGAAGAGGAACTGAAGAAAGTTAAAGACTATTTAGATAATATCATAAATACTTCCCAGGTGGCGATAACGGTGATCGATAACCAGGGGAACTTCTCCATTTTCAACCAGGGAGCAGAAAGGCTAACCGGCTATAAAGCAGAAGAGGTCATTGGCAGAAAAAGGATTTTCGATTTCTACGCCGATGAAAAAGAGCTTGAACATATCCAAGGAAAGTTACAAGAATCTGGTTTGATAGAGAATTTTGAAACCAGTTTGCTTAGAAAAGATGGAAGCCGGGCTCCTATAAGCATATCGGTTTCTTTGCTTAAGGATCAGGAAGGGAATCCCATAGGTTCAATCGGAATAAGTTCAGACATCTCCGAGCGCAAGCAGGCGGAGCAAGAAGTCTTAAGGCAAAACGCCGTGTTGAAAGTGATAAACAAAGTACTTCAAGAGACTTTGGCGTGTGAAACAGATGAAGAGGTTGCTCGGAAGTGTCTCGCCTTAGCCGAGGAGTTGACTGGTAGCAAGTTTGGTTTCATCGGCGAACTGAATCAGGCAGGTCGCTTTGATACTATTGCCTTGAGTGATCCAGGCTTCGATGCCTGCAGAATGCCAAAGTCAGAGGCAGTGGTGATGATTAAAGATATGGAGATTCGAGCAATCTGGGGTAGGGCACTTAAGGACAGTAAGTCCCTGATAGTCAACGACCCCTTATCCCATCCCGACCGAGTGGGTACTCCTGAAGGTCATCCGCCGATAACCTCCTTTTTAGGCGTTCCATTGAAACGTGCAGGCAGGTATTTTGGTATGATCGGCTTAGCCAACAAGAAGTTGGGGTATGATCTGGCTGATCAGGAAGCTATAGAGGCTTTATCCGTAGCTTTTGTTGAAGCATTGTACCGAAAGCGGGCCGAGAAAGCTTTGCGGGAAAGCGAAGAGAGATTGAACGCCATAATAGAAAATACCCCGAATGTGGCTATCGAGGGGTATGATATAAATGGCAACATAATATACTGGAACAAAGCGGCTGAAAGGTTATTCGGCTGGACACAAAAGGAGGCATTAGGAAAGACTATAGATCAATTGATACTGGATAAGGAATCTGCGGAGGAGTTTCACAAGATCTTAAAAAACTTGGATGGGTTGAATAAGCCATCTGAACCCTCTGAATGGAAATGCAGAAACAAGAATGGGAATGAGATAACTGTTTACTCCACAGTTTTCCCCATACCTTCCTCTGGTGGTAAGAAAGAGTTCATCTGTATGGACATAGACATAACCCAGAGGAAAAAAGCAGAAGAGGAGATAAAGTATTTACAAGAATTCAACCAGGAGATCGTAGAAAAACTCCCGCTCGGTGTTCTCAGGCTGAATAGAGAGGGGAAAATCGTCTATGAGAACCCTAAGATGAGCCAGATTATGGGAGTGGAAAAAGGAGGAAAGTCCAGAGCCATAGGTATGAAGATAACTCAAATGCCAAATGTCGTAGGAAGTGGTGTAGTCCAGCAGATGGAGACCCTTTTAGCCGGAACCCCTTTTGCTTATCAGGTCTTCCCGTTTGTTTCACTCTACGGCAAGAAGACCATACTTTCGGTAAATGGAGTGCCTCTATTTAACCCACAGGGGAATCCAGAGGGAGCTATTTTATTAATTGAAGATGTCACCGAGAGCAAAAAGATCGAGCAGAAGATAATCCAGGCGAACAAGGAGCTTTCAGCCTTGAATGCCATCTCCTCCATTACCAACCAATCTTTGAACCTGGATCTAATCTTAAATGAGACTCTGGATAAGGTCTTAGAATTGACTGATTGCCAGGCTGGAGGAATCTACATTCTCAATCAAACCGATAAAGTGTTAGAGTTAAAGTCCTGTAAAGGACTCTCCCCGGAAGCGATTAGGGAGGTCGATAGGCTCAAATTAGGTGAGGGGTTTTCCGGGAGAATAGCTTTAACCGGGGAACCGATAACAGTTGAGGACATCAGCCAAGATCCCAGATTGACGCGTATGGTCATGAAAAGAGAAGGGCTTCATTCTTATCTGGGAGTTACCTTGAAATCCAAGGGTAAGATATTAGGCACCCTTTTCGTTATCACCCAGCAAGATCGAAGATATAATTCGGATGAAATTCAGCTTTTGGCTTCGATCGGCAACCAGATCGGGATGGCAGTGGAGAATGCGCATCTTTTCAGGGAGGCTGAGCAATGGATCGTCCAGTTAGAAGCTATCAGGAACATCACCAACCGCTTGAATAAATTGAACGACGTAAAGACCGTGGCTTCAGCAGTAATGGATGAGATCAAGAAGGTTATAGAGTTTGATAACTGCAGAGTTTTTCTTTTGAACGATAGTAGAGAAGAGCTTATCCCCATAGCCTTCGGTAGCGAGGTCGAAGAATATAAAGATGAAACCGAAGAGGTTTTGCGTCTAAAAGTCGGAGAAGGGATAACTGGTTGGGTTGCCCAGACTGGAGAGGGTCAGGTAATTGATGATGGTGAAAGGCATCCCCGTTGCCGGCACATCCCTGGAACACCGTATGTGGACGAATCTATAATGGCCTCACCTATGATCTATGAAGGAGTAGTCAGAGGAGTTATTACCCTCTCAAAGTTAGGTTTAAAACAGTTTAATCAAAACCATTTGACCCTTCTTAGCATCCTGGCAAATGAGGCAGTAGTGGCAATTGAGAATGCCAAGCTGTTTGAAGGTTTGAAACAGGCTTATGCCAGATTGAAAGAAGCCCAGGAGAAGTTAGTTCAATCTGAGAAGCTGAGGGCTTTAGGTGAGATGGCTGGAGGGGTTGCCCACGATTTCAATAACCTTTTGGGCGCTATCCTGGGAAGAGCACAGCTCTTGCTCCTTTCCGCCAAAGAACAGGATACCAGAAAAGGGCTGAAGGTAATAGAGAAAGCTGCACTGGATGGCGCAGAGACAGTGAGACGAATACAGGAGTTCACCCGATTAAGAACGGATGAAAACTTCATTCTACTCGATATAAATGAGATCTTAAAAGAGTCCCTGGAGATAACCATGCATAAATGGAAAGATGAAGCTCAGAAAAAAGGGATTCTAATCCAGGTGGAAACAGATTTAGATAGAAACCTTCCCCTGATTGCCGGAAACCCTTCAGAGCTCAGAGAGGTTTTTGTCAATATGATCCTGAATTCCATCGATGCCATGTCAAATGGAGGCACTCTTTTCGTTTCCTCCCGGTCAAACGAGAGTCACGTTTTAGCTTCTGTTAGCGATACCGGGATAGGTATGTCTGAGGAGATCCAGAGGAAGGTTTTTGATCCTTTCTTCACCACCAAAGGTCCTAAAGGGAATGGCTTGGGCATGAGTCTGGCTTATGGTATTGTAATCAGGCATAATAGCGAAATCTCAATTGAAAGCCAGGAAGGGAAAGGAACTACTTTTAGCGTAAAGCTGCCTTTGAGGAAAATCGTGGACAAAAAAGGAGGCAAACAGGAGAAGCCTGAAGAGGGTGCCACGGAAAATATCTTGATAATCGATGACGAACCTGCAATCCGGGAGTTGCTTTGCGACATCCTTCAATCCAGGGGGTATAAAGCTGTAGTTGTGGATGACAGTCTAAGAGGGGTGGAGCTTTTCGAAAAGGAGCAATTCGACATCGTGTTCACCGACCTTTCGATGCCGGAGATGTCCGGATGGGAAGTGGCGGACAGGTTAAAATCTTTAAACCCGGACGTGGTCATCGTGATGGTCACCGGCTGGGGAACCCAGGTAGATTCCAGAAGATTAAAAGCTCACGCGGTAGACCTTTTGATGGCTAAACCTTTTGAGGTAAAAAAGCTTTTTGAGATCTTGAATGACGCCCAGAAGATTAAAAAGAAAAGGGAGGAAAAGAAACTGGAAAAGGTTACGTCTGGTTAG